A single region of the Sorghum bicolor cultivar BTx623 chromosome 9, Sorghum_bicolor_NCBIv3, whole genome shotgun sequence genome encodes:
- the LOC8055746 gene encoding GDSL esterase/lipase At5g45910: MASRRRGFSGLPPPACLPVVVLVVCLAAAVAVSGEPLPQYYNAIFSFGDSFSDTGNFVIINSGKLPNMPKFPPPYARCSNGRLVIDFLAEAFGLPLLPPSANKGTNFSQGANFAVMGATALDLKYFKDNNVWSIPPFNTSMNVQLEWFQEVKQSICPSDPSTCRALFAKSLFVFGEFGGNDYSFAWKADWSLEKVKTTLVPAVVASLVSGVERLLDEGARHVVVPGNLPAGCIPITLTMYPSEDRSEYDPRTGCLKKYNAVALYHNAMLRIALDRLQRRRPESRIVYGDYYTPYIQFARTPHLYGYKRGALRACCGGGGPYNYNMSASCGLPGATTCEDPDAHVSWDGIHLTEAPYRFIANTWVKGPYAHPPLATVVIEDMVD, from the exons atggcgtcgaggaggagGGGCTTCTCGGgcctgccgccgccggcgtGCCTGCCGGTGGTGGTGCTCGTCGTGTGCCTGGCAGCCGCCGTGGCGGTGTCGGGCGAGCCGCTGCCGCAGTACTACAATGCCATCTTCAGCTTCGGCGACTCCTTCTCCGACACGGGCAACTTCGTCATCATCAACTCCGGCAAGCTGCCCAACATGCCCAAGTTCCCGCCGCCGTACGCCAGGTGCTCCAACGGCCGCCTCGTCATCGACTTCCTGG CCGAGGCGTTCGGTCTTCCTCTCCTCCCACCGTCGGCGAACAAGGGCACCAACTTCAGCCAGGGCGCCAACTTCGCGGTGATGGGGGCGACAGCGCTAGACCTGAAATACTTCAAGGACAACAACGTGTGGAGCATCCCTCCGTTCAACACCTCCATGAACGTGCAGCTCGAGTGGTTCCAAGAAGTGAAGCAGAGCATCTGCCCATCGGACCCATCCACCTGCCGCGCGCTCTTCGCCAAGTCCCTGTTCGTGTTCGGCGAGTTCGGCGGCAACGACTACAGCTTCGCGTGGAAGGCGGACTGGTCGCTGGAGAAAGTGAAGACGACGCTGGTGCCCGCCGTGGTGGCCTCCCTGGTGAGCGGCGTGGAGCGGCTGCTCGACGAGGGCGCCCGCCACGTCGTGGTCCCCGGGAACCTCCCCGCCGGCTGCATCCCCATCACGCTCACCATGTACCCGTCCGAGGACAGGTCCGAGTACGACCCGCGGACCGGGTGTCTGAAGAAGTACAACGCCGTGGCGCTCTACCATAACGCCATGCTCCGTATCGCGCTGGATCGTCTCCAGCGACGGCGGCCGGAGTCACGCATCGTCTACGGTGACTACTACACGCCTTACATCCAGTTCGCGCGCACCCCGCACCTCTACG ggTACAAGCGCGGCGCTCTGCGTgcgtgctgcggcggcggcgggccgtACAACTACAACATGAGCGCGTCGTGCGGGCTCCCCGGCGCCACCACCTGCGAGGACCCCGACGCGCACGTCAGCTGGGACGGCATCCACCTCACCGAGGCGCCCTACCGCTTCATCGCCAACACCTGGGTCAAGGGCCCCTACGCGCACCCGCCGCTCGCCACCGTCGTCATCGAGGACATGGTCGACtga